TGGCTTACACGATACGTCGAGCTGTGTTTCTTGCCAGAGGATCTTATAATCGCTTGCATGTACGTGCGAAGTTGATATAACGATTATAGCTAGATTGAAAGTAACCTCTGCATTCTTTGATAATCCTGAATCTGTATGAGGGGGCTTACTATCATTTCGCAAAGTAACGCTTCGTAAAACACAGCCCAGAAGAAGAACTAAAAACCAAGCGACATTGTATCAAAGGTCGACTGGAACGAGGCAAACGAAAATCGGTGAAGAGTATTTTCAATATTGAACGTTCAATTTCAGTAGAAATTCACTGTTAACAGTGCGTTAAAGACGAGAATCGAACTCGCTAGAAGTAAGTTCCATCGTATCACTAAGTAAATAAACCATGTAATTGTCTTACACGCAAGTTTTTATCACAAAGTTTCCAAAACGCTACAGACTACGCGTTATATATCAGGCTTGCGAACTGATTATTAGGCACTTGCGAATCGACCCAATACGTTTGCGAACTGACTGTTGACGAAACGATTCGTTTGCCAAACGACCGACATTCAAGCATCGCTCGGGCAACGCGAAAAAAGCGTTCAAATCATTTCACAGGTGTTCTGGTAATTACATAAAAGGTGTATCAAACTGTGCTGGTCATTTCTAAACTTAATTTATTGTCCCCAGTGCATCTCCTTCAGACACTCGTGTTAGTTCATAATATGAAAATAAGACTGATAAGCTTAATGCTTCCAGGTGCTTTATTTTTTACCATTTATCTCAGTGAAGTGCAAGCATATGGTTTTGATAACCAAAACTACAGCGCAAAAAAATTAATCAGCTGCATGCTACTATCACTATCCCTTTAATTTTTAACGACAAAAAGGTGCCCTCTAAGTCGAACTTTGGGACTGGTTCACGGTTCAAAGAATCCTCCCAAAGTTCTACGAGAATTGTCCATGCTTGTCCTCAAAAACTTTCCTCCAAGCATCAACCGTGGCGTTATAGTGCTTCCAAATGGGAGCGTCGCAGGCTTTGCCCTGTGTTTCTTCACACTTTAAGTAAACGTCAGCTTGCTTGAGATAACTGGAATGTTGGTAACGGTTTTCGTCGTCATAGAAGCATTTGAAGAAGGCCTTTTTAGCACACACTGCGTTTTTGTCTTTCTCTAAAGATGTTAAAGAAACATTTTCCTCATTATCATGTGCGATAAATTAAGATGACAGGAAACTAAAGATGATGAAGGAGGAGGAGAGGAAAGATGAGTAGAAAAAGGCAAAGGTGGAGAGGCAAACAAGGAAAAGATGGTGACCTAATGTAGTAAATGGAAGAAAATGGGGACGCATCGTGTTTTAcgcaaaaaaagttgaaaatggcAGCAAATCTAGTACACAATGTAAGAGATAACTTATAAAAGCATCATCTCTTAATGGACGTTGCACCTCAAAGGTAAATTGCGTTCTATTACGCCACCTTTTCATTAGCAGAAATAGGCTTCATTCTCAGGTTTACAATATATGGTCCACACAATAAACGTGATATTGGCCCTATGTTTTTTGACTGTGCCAGTGAAAAAAAGGCGTGATAGAGTCTGGGCGACCaaggttgtttgttgtttttgtaacATGAACAAACCATCCGCAAATATTCATTGATGAGGCAACGTCATAAGGAGTTTCTTTTGAGACACTTGATAAAaccctctctttttttttcgaaataatATGCTAGTCAATCATCTTTGTGCTTAAGACAGAAATTGTTATGTGTACCTCGTTATTGGTCCTGAGAAAGAGCTTGGCAGCAAAAAAGTGGAGCAAATGAAGTAATCGGATACAGTGTTCTAAAGGCCTGTTTACATGGAAAAAGGGTTCTTCTAGAGGATAGAGGCACCCCACTTGATAGAGTTAAAGATAACAAGAATCTACATGCAAAGTTCACAAGGGTAGGGGCCCCATTCCTTGAAGGGTCATGTAAAGTGCGCCTGTTAAGCTCTTCAACTATATCAAGATAGCGGGTCGAAGacatttttcaacttaaaacGCAATAATTTTTCTAGTCACGCTTTCGTCTATAGCAGCTGCTTTTCAGTTAGGCGCCATGATTGCTTTTGACAAATCACCCAGATTTGAAGCCTTTCACTTGCAGTCAGTGGTCAGATGTCCCCATAGGGCACTACTTATCAAACCAACAAGTAGCCCAAGCCCCTAGCGCCAACTCTACCTTTTACATTTACATCGAGTTATGCAAACAAAACTAGTCCTTTCAATTCCATGTAGGGTTCCCTATCTTCAAGATAGGGACACCCTACCCCCTTGGGGCACTCTCTCTGGCATGTAAAGAGAACGGCATAATACAAGAGGGAAGGGAAACTCTACCACCTCAGGTAACCCTGCTACCTGGGGACACCCTCCCTCAAGTAAACGGTCCCTTAGTTCAAACCTCGCACTTTTGATGAGCCGAACTGAAGTTGAATTTAGGTCGACCCAAATGAATTAATCCCGGCTAAATGATTCAAAGGTCGAAATTCAACTAAACTTAAACTATGAATGAAATGTAAGAAATAATTTCCATAATAATTTCGTCTCGCATTTATAAAGTTTGCGTGACGGTCAATACTGATTTTTCTATCGATTctggtattaaaaaaaaagccgcACAAATAAATAGTTATTTTTGCATGGATGAGCGTCTGCTGTTCAAATTTGTTCTTGTTTGCCTTTCCTCTGACACGGAAAGGAAAGACGAATTTTTCACTTGCTGCTCCGTTTCCAAATTGCAACTAATTAAGGCCCTGTGATGTTTTGATTTTCGCCTTGGTGTTGTTATCTACTTAGCCTTTTCATTAATTTAATTCACCTCCGAAGAAGTTTTGGCTTGGGCAACTCCCTTGTTGTTGCTGCTCTGGCAAACGAACCACACCAACAACATTCAGCCCATTACGAACACTCTTAAATGGAGAAAATAGTTCTCATGAAAAATTCGACGTCTGAGTCGGTTGGCCAGctcatttcaaacaaaatactACGGTTTATTAACGGCTCATTTGCCAAAATTACGGCTGAATTGCCTCAACTAAGATTGATTCACTCTGAACCATTCGAGCTCTAAATTGGAAGAAAACATTTGCTTCACGAAAAGTCACGAAACACAGGAACAAAAAGCCCTTTGTTTTGACAGCCAATGAGCTCCGGTTGGCACATCAATGACAATTGGCGACGTCAATAATACCTTCTCTATTGATTGAAAAAGGCAAGTCAGAGAGCTGGCAAAGGCCTTTTTCTGGGAGAAAACCGGGGCTGTTTGGATAGTAGATACttttttaaatgcttttttGTCTAAGTATAAGTGCTTACCAATGTTTCTCAAATTGAATTTCTGCATCACACCTAATCAGAGAACAGAAAACATGCGGATCATGAACAATAAAACATAGAAAGACAAAGGTCTCATTAAAGGCATATTTTTCTTGTACGAAATCATATACGTCATCAAGATTTCATTGGATCAACGCATTTGTGGTGGAGGCTGGCTTAGCTTATCAAATACCTCAGCCGGGAAATTAACCTTGACTTAATTCAAACCCATTCATTGTAGAAGTAATGAAGTCTTCCAAAGCTATTATCTCATTATTATGTAGACATCAAGTGAACTTCCTGTAAAATACATTGCATTTTAGTATATCCAACACTGATTGTTTTCATGTAAACTAGACCTGATGCCAAAGCGAATTTCTTCAGATCCTCAGACGATACGTCGTCACAAAGGCCTTGCTTTTTAATAAGAGTGAGTTCCTGCCACATGTAAAACACGAAAAGGTCGAGCACTTCCTCTGTTCCTGCGCCTGCATATTTCTCCAGATTGTCCAGGCAAGGGTCCATGACCTATGGGGAATGTAAAAAGAACGTGAATTTTTAatcaaaatgaacaaataaaGAGTCGGACTTGGAAAAgatttaagttttttttcctgacaTTCCGGATAACACTTTTGACATGGGAAGGCTAGACTCTTCCCTAGAATCACTGGAACGTCCTGGTGAAATGAGAAACTGCGCCAATAAGTttagcaaataaataaaatagcgATTTGAGGGTGCTGAGATATCTAGAAGCGAAACGAAGCTCTTGTAGCAAAAACGTAGTATATTCAAAGTTGTCATTCCACCTTAAGAAGAACATAGTAGCCTCACTTGGCATTTCTTTGAAAGTTCTGATAACAGAAAACTTGAGCAGGTCAATGAGTGCGACGTATGTGCCGTATTTGGTGACTGAAAATCTTTGTATGATGAGTTACTTTTCC
This genomic window from Acropora muricata isolate sample 2 chromosome 2, ASM3666990v1, whole genome shotgun sequence contains:
- the LOC136908315 gene encoding uncharacterized protein, whose translation is MVSTSVSIVFALSFLSLGSGFHFRKRESGYDQVVQCIDKAFVFGEESDISEDTCYYKVMDPCLDNLEKYAGAGTEEVLDLFVFYMWQELTLIKKQGLCDDVSSEDLKKFALASGVMQKFNLRNIEKDKNAVCAKKAFFKCFYDDENRYQHSSYLKQADVYLKCEETQGKACDAPIWKHYNATVDAWRKVFEDKHGQFS